Proteins found in one Thermodesulfobacteriota bacterium genomic segment:
- a CDS encoding NUDIX hydrolase, which yields METRGRSILFTGLVVNVEQMEVRIGAKGWHVFQVVRHPGGVGVLPLHDDGTVTLIRQLRPAVGRMLLEIPAGRLKPGEDPADCGRRELIEETGLAAETILPLGLFHPSPGVFDETIHLFLGKGLRQDAPDPEHYEEIETVRLPLEEALRMAREDDGIRDGKTIVALLRVERLDR from the coding sequence ATGGAGACCCGCGGACGCTCGATCCTCTTCACGGGGCTGGTGGTGAACGTCGAGCAGATGGAGGTCCGGATCGGCGCGAAGGGGTGGCACGTCTTCCAGGTCGTGCGGCACCCCGGCGGGGTCGGCGTTCTGCCGCTGCACGACGACGGCACGGTCACCCTGATCCGGCAGCTTCGCCCCGCGGTGGGGAGGATGCTGCTCGAGATCCCGGCGGGAAGGCTGAAGCCGGGCGAGGATCCCGCGGATTGCGGCCGCCGGGAGCTGATCGAGGAGACCGGCCTCGCCGCGGAGACGATCCTGCCCCTCGGCCTGTTCCACCCGTCTCCGGGCGTGTTCGACGAGACGATCCACCTGTTCCTCGGCAAAGGGCTTCGCCAGGACGCCCCCGACCCGGAGCATTACGAGGAGATCGAGACGGTGCGGCTCCCGCTGGAGGAGGCGCTGCGGATGGCGCGCGAAGACGACGGGATCCGCGACGGAAAGACGATTGTAGCGCTCCTTCGCGTGGAACGTCTCGACCGGTAG
- a CDS encoding LL-diaminopimelate aminotransferase — MARVNEHYLKLKAGYLFPEIGRRVRAFAEANPSAKIIRLGIGDVTRPLPPAVLKAFHDAVFELGEEKTFMGYGPEQGYDFLIDALIEKAYAPLGVRLKRSEIFISDGSKCDTANILDIFALENKVAIADPVYPVYNDTNVMVGRSGPPDERGYYQGIVYLPCTEENGFLPGIPREKADIVYLCSPNNPTGAVADRRQLKAWVDYALANDVVIFYDAAYEAFITEAGYPHSIYEIEGAERCAVEFRSFSKTAGFTGVRCAHTVVPEGVAAKTPSGEAVPLNRLWNRRQTTKFNGVSYPVQRAAAAVYTAEGWRQTKETIDYYMGNAAVIREGLGAAGFKVYGGVNAPYIWLKTPDGLSSWAFFDRLLTQCHVVGTPGSGFGPSGEGFFRLSAFGSRDNVTEAVGRIRKGY, encoded by the coding sequence ATGGCGCGCGTCAACGAGCATTACCTGAAGCTGAAGGCCGGCTATCTCTTTCCCGAGATCGGCCGCCGGGTAAGGGCGTTCGCGGAAGCGAACCCTTCCGCGAAGATCATCCGGCTGGGAATCGGAGACGTCACGCGCCCCCTGCCGCCCGCCGTCCTCAAGGCGTTCCACGACGCGGTGTTTGAGCTCGGGGAAGAGAAGACCTTCATGGGGTACGGACCGGAGCAGGGGTACGATTTCCTGATCGACGCCCTGATCGAAAAAGCGTACGCGCCGCTGGGCGTCCGCCTCAAGCGCTCCGAGATCTTCATCTCCGACGGCTCCAAGTGCGACACCGCCAACATCCTCGATATCTTCGCCCTCGAGAACAAGGTGGCGATCGCCGATCCGGTCTACCCCGTCTACAACGACACCAACGTGATGGTCGGCCGCTCCGGCCCCCCCGACGAGCGTGGATACTACCAGGGGATCGTCTACCTGCCGTGCACGGAGGAGAACGGCTTCCTCCCCGGCATCCCCCGGGAGAAGGCGGACATCGTCTACCTGTGCTCCCCCAACAACCCCACCGGCGCGGTCGCGGACCGCAGGCAGCTCAAGGCGTGGGTCGACTACGCGCTGGCCAACGACGTCGTGATCTTCTACGACGCCGCCTACGAGGCGTTCATCACGGAGGCCGGCTACCCGCACTCCATCTACGAGATCGAGGGGGCGGAGCGGTGCGCCGTGGAGTTCCGCAGCTTCTCCAAGACGGCCGGCTTCACCGGTGTCCGGTGCGCCCACACAGTGGTGCCGGAAGGCGTCGCGGCGAAGACCCCCTCCGGGGAGGCGGTCCCTCTGAACCGCCTGTGGAACCGCCGGCAGACCACGAAGTTCAACGGCGTGTCCTACCCGGTCCAGAGGGCCGCGGCGGCGGTCTACACGGCCGAGGGATGGCGCCAGACGAAGGAGACCATCGACTACTACATGGGAAACGCGGCGGTCATCCGGGAAGGGCTGGGCGCGGCGGGGTTCAAGGTGTACGGAGGCGTCAACGCGCCCTACATCTGGCTGAAAACGCCGGACGGCCTGTCGTCGTGGGCCTTCTTCGACAGGCTGCTCACGCAATGCCACGTAGTGGGGACCCCCGGAAGCGGCTTCGGCCCTTCGGGGGAGGGGTTCTTCCGGCTGTCGGCCTTCGGCAGCCGCGACAACGTGACCGAAGCGGTCGGGAGGATCCGGAAGGGCTATTGA
- a CDS encoding type II toxin-antitoxin system HicB family antitoxin, protein MKTYTYTVLLAPKADGGYRVKCPALPGVRAYGETRKEAIQNIRISISHKLDTLIANGRRIPEDGDCAHGAGR, encoded by the coding sequence ATGAAAACCTACACGTATACGGTGCTGTTGGCCCCGAAGGCGGATGGCGGCTACCGGGTGAAATGCCCCGCACTGCCCGGTGTCCGCGCATACGGCGAGACTCGCAAGGAGGCGATCCAGAACATCCGGATCTCCATCAGCCACAAGCTCGACACGCTGATCGCGAACGGGCGGCGCATCCCGGAGGACGGCGACTGCGCCCACGGGGCCGGCCGATAA